The following coding sequences are from one Kallotenue papyrolyticum window:
- a CDS encoding prenyltransferase/squalene oxidase repeat-containing protein: protein MAIDLERARRWIEEHGTPLDRQRLMALLGQDVPREVPDALRQLQNPDGGFPLGLIAGRPSALAASVQVLGWLRDLRLADSDVARRALAFIAERQTARGIWRESKALLPFALPPWSDPEAPAADVYTTALCAGTLATLAGDAYELHLDRAVSWLQSQQGRDGLLIGFRAHSSWLALPAFALILGHETRATRRLVGGLGNLLADSWTGAMLAWMLQALLDAGYTRRTELVNRAWQLLQAAQQPDGSFTGDEGDDPAQTILQALDVAQRIHKQT, encoded by the coding sequence ATGGCCATTGATCTGGAACGCGCGCGCCGCTGGATCGAAGAGCATGGCACACCGCTCGACCGTCAGCGCCTGATGGCGCTGCTGGGCCAGGACGTGCCACGCGAGGTTCCCGACGCGCTCCGCCAACTGCAAAACCCGGATGGCGGCTTTCCCCTGGGATTGATCGCGGGCCGTCCCAGCGCGCTGGCTGCGTCCGTCCAAGTACTCGGCTGGCTGCGCGACCTGCGCCTCGCCGACAGCGACGTGGCACGACGCGCGCTTGCCTTTATCGCCGAGCGGCAGACGGCGCGCGGCATCTGGCGCGAAAGCAAGGCGCTGTTGCCCTTCGCCCTGCCCCCCTGGAGCGATCCCGAAGCGCCGGCGGCCGATGTATACACGACCGCCCTGTGCGCCGGCACGCTGGCCACCCTGGCGGGCGACGCCTATGAACTCCACCTCGATCGAGCGGTCAGCTGGCTGCAGAGCCAACAGGGCCGCGATGGGCTGCTGATCGGCTTTCGGGCGCACAGCTCATGGCTGGCTCTGCCGGCCTTCGCGCTGATCCTGGGCCACGAGACGCGCGCCACGCGCCGGCTGGTCGGTGGCCTGGGCAACCTGCTGGCCGACTCATGGACCGGCGCGATGCTGGCCTGGATGCTGCAGGCACTGCTGGACGCCGGCTACACGCGGCGCACCGAGCTGGTCAACCGCGCCTGGCAACTGCTGCAGGCGGCGCAACAGCCCGATGGCTCATTCACCGGCGACGAGGGCGACGATCCGGCGCAGACGATCCTGCAGGCGCTGGATGTCGCACAACGCATCCACAAACAAACGTAG
- a CDS encoding RidA family protein — protein MSHHRQVISTAEAPQAIGPYSQAIVAGEWVFCSGQIPLDPASGQIVAGTIEDQTRRVLDNLNAVLQAAGSSLERVVKTTIFLADMNDFATVNAIYGEYFTTNPPARSTVQVARLPRDVRVEIEAIALRA, from the coding sequence ATGAGCCATCACCGCCAGGTGATCAGCACCGCCGAAGCGCCGCAGGCGATCGGCCCCTATTCACAGGCCATCGTTGCCGGCGAGTGGGTCTTCTGTTCGGGACAAATCCCGCTCGATCCGGCTTCAGGCCAGATCGTGGCGGGCACGATCGAGGATCAGACCCGCCGCGTGCTGGACAATCTCAACGCTGTGCTGCAGGCGGCCGGATCGAGCCTGGAGCGCGTGGTCAAGACCACGATCTTCCTGGCCGATATGAACGATTTCGCCACCGTCAACGCGATCTACGGCGAGTACTTCACAACCAACCCGCCGGCGCGCTCGACGGTGCAGGTGGCACGACTGCCGCGCGATGTACGCGTTGAGATCGAGGCGATCGCGCTGCGCGCTTAG
- a CDS encoding YraN family protein has protein sequence MHDRRVTGQRAETLAALHLQRQGYGIIARNWRCAQGEIDIIATDGATLVFVEVRARRSTRQGTPEESITPAKQRRLIELAAAYLQTLEEQGQPWIGPWRIDVIAVRLAADGSAAVRHLSHAVEAE, from the coding sequence ATGCATGATCGACGCGTCACCGGCCAACGGGCAGAAACGCTAGCCGCGCTGCATCTGCAGCGTCAGGGCTATGGTATCATCGCCAGAAACTGGCGCTGCGCGCAGGGCGAGATCGACATCATCGCCACCGACGGCGCTACCCTGGTATTTGTGGAGGTGCGCGCGCGCCGCTCGACACGCCAGGGCACGCCTGAAGAGTCGATCACGCCGGCCAAACAGCGGCGGCTGATCGAGCTGGCGGCGGCCTACCTGCAAACGCTGGAGGAGCAGGGCCAGCCCTGGATAGGTCCCTGGCGCATCGATGTGATCGCTGTGCGCCTGGCCGCCGACGGCAGCGCCGCCGTGCGGCACCTATCACACGCCGTTGAAGCCGAATGA
- a CDS encoding ECF transporter S component, with the protein MLIAFHRRAPQELAGALVLLLVSALGLIAFAYPFVLSALPTEAASTARAGDAPLIFGLLMPLVLLVILADLSNRRLNAKLIAVLGVLVAINAALRLPGGLGDSATFFFLPILLGYAYGARFGFLHGALSLFVSALLTAGIGPWLPFQMLALGWLGMGAAALRWLPLRPGGWPERLALAAYGYLGGFLFGALMNLYFWPFAAGLGALGWTPGLSLPEALRRYWAFYVLSGSLAWDALRAVSTAAMLLLVSRPLLRELRRFRNRFFWEPT; encoded by the coding sequence ATGCTGATCGCGTTTCACCGACGCGCGCCGCAGGAGCTGGCCGGCGCGCTCGTGCTCTTGCTGGTATCTGCGCTGGGCCTGATCGCCTTCGCCTATCCCTTCGTGCTCAGCGCCTTGCCTACCGAGGCTGCGAGCACCGCGCGGGCGGGTGACGCACCGTTGATCTTCGGCCTGCTGATGCCGCTCGTGCTGCTGGTGATCCTGGCCGATCTCAGCAATCGGCGACTCAACGCCAAACTGATCGCCGTGCTGGGGGTGCTGGTGGCGATTAATGCCGCGCTGCGGCTGCCCGGCGGCCTGGGCGACAGCGCCACTTTCTTCTTTCTGCCGATTCTGCTGGGTTATGCCTACGGCGCGCGCTTCGGCTTTCTCCACGGCGCGCTCAGCCTCTTCGTCTCCGCGCTGCTGACGGCGGGCATCGGGCCGTGGCTGCCCTTCCAGATGCTGGCGCTAGGCTGGCTGGGCATGGGCGCGGCTGCGCTACGCTGGCTGCCGCTGCGGCCCGGCGGCTGGCCCGAACGGCTGGCCCTGGCCGCCTATGGCTACCTGGGCGGCTTTCTGTTCGGCGCGCTGATGAACCTCTACTTCTGGCCCTTCGCCGCCGGCCTCGGCGCGCTGGGTTGGACGCCCGGCTTGTCGCTGCCGGAGGCGCTGCGCCGCTACTGGGCCTTCTACGTTCTCTCCGGCTCGCTGGCCTGGGACGCCCTGCGCGCCGTTTCAACCGCCGCCATGCTGCTGCTCGTCAGCCGCCCGTTGCTACGCGAGCTGCGCCGCTTCCGTAACCGCTTCTTCTGGGAACCAACCTGA
- a CDS encoding peptidoglycan DD-metalloendopeptidase family protein, whose amino-acid sequence MTTLHALRRQHGLSFSELAHLTGISVRRLAAFEYHDHPLAADEQARLAAFFGLAQRSLHSGMIGTTTLASDTIGHRRLLAALAAATTLALALPLRPTISLPQPVSWSWSFVTASAALSDERASAAAGQPPTPNGGLAPPAPRRTAPVRAAPPRDAIRPARRAPAADAPLSALERRALDDRQRRLARALPTRQATPQPMPTSAAAALPRPPADTAGDHRAATERLGAAPRGCPLVPPVGRVVITQGYAEGTHLPSAIWGALDLGVAGGPTAGTLVVATHAGRAEVVLDSWPAGNYVAVQGEDGWRTAYAHLAQVFVVAGQSVAAGTPLGTVGSTGMATGPHLHYEIWRHGVNLDPSPWLACR is encoded by the coding sequence ATGACAACGCTCCACGCGCTTCGTCGGCAACATGGCCTGTCCTTTTCAGAACTGGCGCACCTGACCGGAATCTCGGTACGCCGTCTGGCCGCTTTTGAATATCACGATCATCCGCTTGCCGCCGACGAACAGGCCCGCCTGGCCGCCTTCTTCGGCCTCGCACAGCGCAGTCTGCACAGCGGCATGATCGGCACAACCACGCTCGCAAGCGACACCATCGGTCACCGGCGACTGCTGGCAGCCCTGGCCGCCGCCACCACGCTCGCACTGGCGTTGCCGCTGCGGCCCACGATCAGCTTGCCGCAGCCGGTGAGCTGGTCTTGGTCGTTCGTCACCGCCTCCGCAGCGCTCAGCGACGAGCGAGCGAGCGCTGCTGCTGGGCAGCCGCCGACGCCGAACGGTGGCCTTGCACCGCCCGCGCCGCGCCGCACTGCTCCAGTCCGCGCCGCGCCGCCACGCGATGCCATCCGGCCCGCGCGCCGCGCGCCAGCCGCAGACGCGCCACTCAGTGCCCTTGAACGCCGCGCGCTCGACGATCGTCAGCGACGTCTGGCGCGCGCCCTGCCGACACGCCAGGCCACGCCCCAGCCCATGCCCACTAGCGCCGCGGCGGCCCTGCCGCGCCCGCCGGCCGACACCGCCGGCGACCATCGCGCCGCGACGGAGCGGCTAGGAGCCGCACCGCGGGGTTGCCCGCTCGTGCCACCGGTAGGGCGCGTAGTGATCACCCAGGGCTACGCCGAGGGCACGCACCTGCCCAGTGCCATCTGGGGCGCGCTCGATCTGGGCGTCGCAGGAGGCCCCACCGCGGGCACGCTCGTCGTCGCTACGCACGCAGGCCGCGCCGAGGTCGTACTCGACTCATGGCCGGCGGGCAACTATGTGGCCGTGCAGGGCGAGGATGGCTGGCGCACCGCCTACGCGCATCTGGCCCAGGTCTTTGTCGTTGCCGGGCAATCGGTCGCAGCGGGCACGCCGCTGGGAACCGTCGGCAGCACCGGCATGGCGACCGGCCCGCATCTGCACTACGAGATCTGGCGCCATGGCGTCAACCTCGATCCATCGCCCTGGCTTGCTTGCCGCTGA
- a CDS encoding single-stranded DNA-binding protein, whose translation MAKDLNKVQLTGRLGRDPETRYTNQGNAVTQFTVASNRRWRTADGQEHEDTEWFNIVAWNKLAEICQQYLRKGSRVYIEGRLQTRSWDDEQTGQKRYKTEVIASDMIMLDTRSSANGDSDVDIAYDQDIDVPPARAAAPTARRAAPAEAPAGARSAARSTNGPAPTRRPGPVTAIEDDEDLPF comes from the coding sequence ATGGCCAAGGACCTCAACAAAGTGCAACTGACGGGACGACTCGGCAGGGATCCCGAAACCCGCTACACCAATCAGGGCAATGCCGTCACGCAGTTTACCGTTGCCTCCAACCGTCGCTGGCGCACCGCCGACGGCCAGGAGCACGAAGATACCGAGTGGTTCAACATTGTCGCCTGGAACAAGCTGGCCGAGATCTGCCAGCAGTACCTGCGCAAGGGCTCGCGCGTGTACATCGAGGGTCGCCTCCAGACACGCTCGTGGGACGACGAGCAGACCGGCCAGAAGCGCTATAAGACCGAGGTGATCGCCAGTGACATGATCATGCTGGACACGCGCTCTAGCGCCAACGGCGACAGCGATGTGGACATCGCCTACGATCAGGATATCGATGTTCCTCCGGCCCGGGCGGCGGCGCCCACTGCGCGGCGTGCAGCGCCCGCCGAAGCGCCGGCCGGCGCCCGTTCGGCAGCCAGGTCGACCAACGGCCCTGCGCCGACACGTCGTCCTGGTCCCGTCACCGCGATCGAGGACGACGAAGATCTGCCCTTCTAA
- a CDS encoding glycosyltransferase family 9 protein, with amino-acid sequence MRTRLITIITRLLRHCFRRRPALPAAPAAILILKPCCLGDVLLTTPLVAALRATYPRARLVYATQPWALPMVATSRHVDATIALPERWTPGALLATARDLRRAGFALAVVPDRSPLLALLSWLAGIPVRVGLDSAGRGFAYTHRVPIPLGIIHEAELYSRLAEVFGASAPRRLFFFPTPAAQQAAAALLARHRQAAGPLIALHPGGGQNPGMRLPRKRWLPERWAEVADRLSERHGAQVLLVGGPGDEAAAAAVVAAMRQTPVVLVQRWDWGVLGALIAQCDLFLGHDTGTMHLAMAVGTPTVAVFGPSDPQVYGPYGAHGLALWRPTPESPCFHDGVALPECPCAQQCMRNVQVDDVVAAAERLLRQATDRGE; translated from the coding sequence ATGCGCACACGCCTGATCACGATCATCACGCGGCTGTTGCGGCACTGCTTCCGCCGTCGGCCGGCGTTGCCCGCTGCGCCGGCGGCAATCCTGATCCTCAAGCCCTGCTGTCTGGGCGATGTGCTGCTGACCACGCCGCTGGTGGCCGCGCTGCGCGCGACCTATCCCCGCGCGCGCCTGGTGTACGCCACGCAACCCTGGGCCCTGCCGATGGTTGCCACCAGCCGGCACGTGGATGCCACGATCGCGCTGCCGGAGCGTTGGACGCCAGGCGCGCTGCTGGCAACCGCGCGCGACCTACGGCGGGCCGGCTTCGCGTTGGCGGTTGTACCCGATCGCTCGCCGCTGCTCGCGCTGCTGAGCTGGCTGGCGGGCATTCCCGTGCGCGTGGGCCTGGACAGCGCCGGACGCGGCTTTGCCTATACCCACCGCGTGCCGATCCCGCTCGGCATCATCCACGAGGCCGAGCTGTACAGCCGGCTGGCCGAGGTCTTCGGCGCGTCCGCGCCACGCCGTCTGTTCTTCTTCCCCACACCCGCCGCGCAGCAGGCCGCCGCGGCGCTGCTGGCGCGCCACCGGCAGGCCGCCGGGCCGCTGATCGCGCTCCATCCCGGCGGCGGACAGAACCCGGGCATGCGCTTGCCGCGCAAGCGCTGGCTACCCGAACGCTGGGCCGAGGTCGCCGACCGGCTGAGCGAGCGCCACGGCGCCCAGGTGCTGCTGGTAGGCGGTCCCGGCGATGAAGCCGCCGCTGCAGCGGTGGTCGCGGCCATGCGCCAGACACCGGTGGTGCTGGTCCAGCGCTGGGACTGGGGCGTGCTCGGCGCGCTGATCGCGCAATGCGACCTGTTTCTGGGCCACGACACCGGCACGATGCACCTGGCAATGGCCGTGGGCACGCCCACGGTGGCGGTCTTCGGCCCCAGCGATCCACAGGTCTATGGTCCCTATGGCGCGCACGGCCTAGCGCTCTGGCGCCCAACGCCGGAAAGTCCCTGTTTTCATGATGGCGTGGCCCTGCCGGAGTGCCCCTGCGCGCAGCAGTGTATGCGCAACGTTCAGGTCGATGACGTCGTCGCGGCAGCCGAGCGGTTGCTGCGCCAAGCAACAGACAGAGGTGAGTAG
- the fabZ gene encoding 3-hydroxyacyl-ACP dehydratase FabZ, giving the protein MLTIEEIMAIIPHRPPFLLVDRILEIEAGVRAVGIKQVTINEPFFAGHFPGQPIMPGVLQIEALAQVGAVALLSQPEHRGKLALFAGLDNVRFRRIVKPGDTLRLEVRLEALRRRIGKGRGVATVDGQVASEGDFTFALAEPGA; this is encoded by the coding sequence ATGTTGACGATCGAAGAGATCATGGCGATCATCCCCCACCGGCCGCCCTTTCTGCTGGTGGATCGCATTCTGGAGATCGAAGCGGGCGTGCGCGCCGTCGGCATCAAACAGGTAACGATCAACGAGCCGTTCTTCGCAGGCCACTTTCCCGGCCAGCCGATCATGCCGGGCGTGCTGCAGATCGAAGCGCTGGCGCAGGTGGGCGCCGTAGCGCTGCTGAGCCAGCCGGAGCATCGCGGCAAGCTGGCGCTCTTCGCCGGTCTGGACAACGTGCGCTTCCGGCGCATCGTCAAGCCGGGCGATACGCTGCGCCTGGAGGTGCGCCTGGAGGCGCTGCGCCGGCGCATCGGCAAAGGGCGGGGCGTTGCCACGGTGGACGGGCAGGTCGCTAGCGAAGGCGACTTCACCTTTGCCCTGGCCGAGCCGGGTGCGTAG
- a CDS encoding glycosyltransferase family 4 protein gives MRIAINGMFWSEPHVGSGQYLHNLVRYLAEQPGGHRYILIVPRYRLGTQRKPALPFFQTVSMPTPFDTRHEQLAKLWFEQIAFGQAARKLRAHVWHVPYFGPPRVAPAPLVVTVHDLIPLLLPEYRGGRAVQAYMRLAAAATRRADLILADSQHTRQDLLGRLGVPAARVLVTYLAAGDELHPRPEAQVRAVRERFGLDADYVYYIGGFDARKNVATAIRAFARARRQLNRRVVLALAGRVPAAPSELFPDIHSVILEEEAAADVALLGPVSAEEHAALLSGCAAFVYPSRYEGFGLPPLEAMQCGAPVLAAATTSVGEVVGDGGLLLDPDDVAAWSAALARVLSQPALRDDLRRRGLARAARFRWSETAAQTRAAYERLKRR, from the coding sequence ATGCGTATCGCGATCAACGGCATGTTCTGGAGCGAGCCGCACGTCGGCAGCGGCCAGTATCTCCACAACCTGGTGCGCTACCTGGCTGAGCAGCCCGGTGGTCACCGCTATATCCTGATCGTGCCGCGCTACCGTCTGGGCACCCAGCGCAAGCCCGCGCTGCCCTTTTTTCAGACGGTCAGTATGCCAACGCCCTTTGACACGCGGCATGAGCAGTTGGCCAAGCTCTGGTTTGAACAGATCGCCTTTGGGCAGGCCGCGCGCAAGCTGCGCGCCCACGTCTGGCACGTGCCCTACTTTGGGCCGCCACGCGTCGCGCCCGCGCCGCTGGTGGTCACGGTGCACGACCTGATCCCGCTCCTGCTGCCGGAGTACCGGGGTGGTCGTGCCGTGCAGGCCTACATGCGCCTGGCCGCGGCGGCCACGCGCCGCGCCGATCTGATCCTGGCCGATTCGCAGCATACGCGGCAGGATCTGCTTGGCCGCCTGGGCGTGCCCGCTGCGCGCGTCTTGGTCACCTATCTGGCTGCCGGCGACGAGCTGCATCCCCGTCCGGAGGCGCAGGTGCGGGCGGTGCGCGAGCGCTTCGGCCTGGACGCCGACTATGTCTATTACATCGGCGGCTTTGATGCGCGCAAAAACGTGGCGACCGCCATTCGCGCCTTTGCCCGTGCCCGGCGGCAGCTCAACCGGCGCGTGGTGCTGGCGCTGGCCGGGCGGGTACCGGCGGCACCGTCGGAGTTGTTTCCCGACATTCACAGCGTGATCCTGGAAGAGGAGGCGGCGGCCGATGTGGCGCTGCTCGGTCCGGTCAGTGCCGAGGAGCACGCCGCGCTGCTGAGCGGCTGCGCCGCGTTTGTCTATCCCTCGCGCTACGAGGGCTTTGGCCTGCCGCCGCTGGAGGCGATGCAGTGTGGCGCGCCGGTGCTGGCCGCGGCCACCACCAGCGTAGGCGAGGTGGTGGGCGATGGCGGGCTGTTGCTCGATCCCGATGACGTGGCCGCCTGGAGCGCGGCGCTGGCGCGCGTGCTCAGCCAGCCGGCCTTGCGCGACGATCTGCGCCGGCGCGGATTGGCGCGCGCGGCGCGCTTCCGCTGGAGCGAGACGGCTGCCCAGACGCGCGCCGCATACGAACGCCTGAAACGACGCTGA
- a CDS encoding glycosyltransferase family 4 protein — translation MKILMLSKAMVVGTYQRKAEELAAIPGVELTVAVPPVWQEPGVGALPLERRHTQGYRLAVLPIWLNGHFHLHFYPGIGKLVELIKPDIFHIDEESFNFATFQAMQYGVQHRARCCFFNWANIDRRYPPPFSTFERYNLRHATAAIAGNHEAAAIIRRHGYAGPIHVLPQFGVDPELFRPADAPLPERPFRIGYLGRMVRSKGVLDLIAALSELPADAHLTLIGDGELVPQIEAQIAERGLHGRVTRLPRVPSGQVAEELRRLHVLVLPSRTTPRWKEQFGRVLIEAMASGVPPIGSDSGEIPHVIGDAGLIFPEGDVAALAAQVRRLMEQPALRVALAQRGRQRVLEHYTQRALARRYYAVYEEMLAAPR, via the coding sequence ATGAAGATTTTAATGCTATCCAAAGCTATGGTCGTCGGTACCTACCAGCGCAAGGCCGAGGAGCTGGCGGCGATCCCCGGTGTGGAGCTGACCGTGGCCGTGCCGCCCGTCTGGCAGGAGCCGGGCGTCGGAGCGCTGCCGCTGGAGCGCCGCCATACGCAGGGCTATCGCCTGGCGGTGCTGCCGATTTGGCTCAACGGTCATTTTCATCTGCACTTCTACCCCGGCATCGGCAAATTGGTGGAGCTGATCAAGCCCGATATCTTCCACATCGACGAGGAATCCTTCAATTTTGCCACCTTTCAGGCGATGCAGTACGGCGTGCAGCACCGCGCGCGCTGCTGTTTTTTTAACTGGGCCAACATCGATCGGCGCTATCCGCCGCCGTTTTCGACCTTTGAACGCTACAATCTGCGCCATGCCACAGCGGCGATCGCCGGCAACCACGAGGCGGCGGCGATCATCCGGCGCCATGGCTATGCGGGGCCGATCCACGTGCTGCCGCAGTTCGGCGTCGATCCGGAGCTGTTCCGCCCGGCGGACGCGCCCCTGCCGGAGCGGCCCTTCCGCATCGGCTACCTGGGCCGCATGGTGCGCAGCAAGGGCGTGCTCGACCTAATCGCCGCCTTGAGTGAGCTGCCCGCCGACGCGCACCTGACGTTGATCGGCGACGGCGAGCTGGTGCCGCAGATCGAGGCGCAGATCGCCGAGCGCGGCCTGCACGGGCGGGTGACGCGCCTGCCGCGCGTGCCGTCGGGGCAGGTGGCCGAAGAGCTGCGCCGGCTGCATGTGCTGGTGTTGCCCTCGCGCACCACGCCGCGCTGGAAGGAACAGTTCGGGCGCGTGCTGATCGAGGCCATGGCCAGCGGTGTGCCGCCGATCGGCTCCGACAGCGGCGAGATCCCGCATGTGATCGGCGATGCCGGGTTGATCTTTCCGGAGGGCGATGTCGCCGCGCTGGCGGCGCAGGTGCGGCGTCTGATGGAACAGCCGGCGCTGCGTGTCGCGCTGGCGCAACGCGGGCGGCAGCGCGTGCTGGAGCACTACACCCAACGCGCGCTGGCACGGCGCTACTATGCCGTGTACGAGGAGATGCTCGCCGCGCCGCGCTGA
- the cobO gene encoding cob(I)yrinic acid a,c-diamide adenosyltransferase, protein MHDQTHEPPAGPEQSSSAIAPSDTTLTSSSAKLAYRAEVRRANRKKGLVIVHTGNGKGKTTAALGLLLRAWGRDMRIGGVQFFKHANANFGELRALRRLGIELTPMGDGFTWTSRDLDETQARALHGWETAKQRIAGGDYDLFLLDEFTYVLKFGWLATDEVIAWLAAHKPPMLHLIITGRDAPPELIAFADLVTEMREIKHPFREQGIKAQPGIEF, encoded by the coding sequence ATGCACGATCAGACGCATGAACCGCCCGCCGGGCCGGAGCAGTCATCATCGGCGATCGCGCCCTCGGATACGACGCTGACGTCATCATCGGCCAAACTGGCCTACCGCGCCGAGGTGCGGCGCGCCAACCGCAAAAAAGGGCTGGTGATCGTCCACACCGGCAACGGCAAGGGCAAGACCACCGCCGCGCTGGGTCTGCTGCTGCGCGCCTGGGGCCGTGACATGCGCATCGGTGGCGTGCAGTTCTTCAAACATGCCAACGCCAACTTCGGTGAGCTGCGTGCGCTGCGTCGGCTGGGCATCGAGCTGACGCCGATGGGCGATGGCTTCACCTGGACCAGCCGCGATCTGGACGAGACGCAGGCCCGGGCGCTGCACGGCTGGGAAACCGCCAAACAGCGCATCGCCGGCGGCGACTACGACCTGTTTCTGCTGGATGAGTTTACCTATGTGCTGAAGTTCGGCTGGCTGGCGACCGATGAGGTGATCGCCTGGCTGGCTGCGCACAAACCGCCCATGCTGCACCTGATCATCACCGGACGCGACGCGCCACCGGAGCTGATCGCCTTTGCCGATCTGGTGACGGAGATGCGCGAGATCAAACATCCCTTCCGCGAGCAGGGCATCAAGGCACAACCGGGGATCGAGTTCTGA